In a single window of the Sporichthyaceae bacterium genome:
- a CDS encoding acyl-CoA dehydrogenase family protein, whose translation MSHKHSIEMTEDEREAAVVRARELAPEFHEAGPAADSDNALQVHLAALYKDAGLVDVAVPKRYGGQGGDIWTVARISRELAKGDPACALAFNMHQTMVGIFRGLLPEDLAKRVFTRIAEEKLIVCAPFSEERAGVVGLADTVARPNPDGSWRISGKKTWATLAEAADLLSFNAVVVDDDGLLPDDPMTRAMSELAFVLPMDTPGISIERTWDAMGMRGTGTQTVVFDEANAPAEANAGPFRNGLFNEFEWAALSFSGVYLGAMEKAYEFTRGVLRTKSMGATMEGNDVALKNLGYVQGALGEMYVLCRQSAYVVQQMCEDFITDDMSEFSGSLPQRLGNLEIGKLTTTENAIKVVDLGMRAIGGSAYRRGHLLERLYRDMRSGPFHVLTTNQIIDQLGRFELGLFDPPVAAA comes from the coding sequence ATGTCGCACAAACATTCGATCGAGATGACCGAGGACGAACGCGAGGCGGCGGTTGTCCGCGCCCGGGAACTCGCTCCTGAGTTCCATGAGGCGGGTCCTGCCGCAGACAGCGACAACGCATTGCAGGTGCACCTGGCCGCCCTGTACAAGGACGCGGGCCTGGTCGATGTCGCCGTGCCTAAACGCTACGGAGGTCAGGGTGGGGACATCTGGACCGTGGCGCGGATCTCCCGTGAGCTCGCCAAGGGCGACCCGGCCTGTGCTCTCGCCTTCAACATGCACCAGACGATGGTCGGCATCTTCCGCGGGCTCCTGCCCGAGGACCTCGCGAAGCGGGTCTTCACCCGGATCGCCGAGGAGAAGCTGATCGTGTGTGCGCCGTTCTCCGAGGAACGCGCCGGTGTGGTCGGGCTGGCGGACACCGTGGCCCGGCCCAACCCGGACGGAAGTTGGCGCATCTCGGGAAAGAAGACCTGGGCCACGCTGGCCGAAGCGGCCGACCTTCTCTCCTTCAACGCCGTCGTGGTCGACGACGACGGGTTGCTGCCCGACGACCCGATGACACGGGCGATGTCAGAGCTCGCTTTCGTTCTTCCCATGGACACCCCGGGGATCTCGATCGAGCGGACCTGGGACGCTATGGGTATGCGCGGTACCGGTACTCAGACGGTCGTTTTCGACGAGGCGAACGCTCCCGCAGAAGCGAACGCGGGCCCCTTCCGCAACGGCTTGTTCAACGAGTTCGAGTGGGCAGCCCTGTCCTTCTCCGGGGTTTATCTCGGCGCGATGGAGAAGGCCTACGAATTCACCCGGGGCGTCCTGCGAACCAAGTCGATGGGCGCAACGATGGAGGGGAACGACGTCGCCCTGAAAAACCTGGGCTACGTCCAGGGTGCCCTCGGCGAGATGTACGTCCTGTGCCGGCAGTCGGCCTACGTCGTGCAGCAGATGTGCGAGGACTTCATCACCGACGACATGTCAGAGTTCTCGGGATCGTTGCCGCAGCGTCTCGGAAATCTGGAGATCGGGAAGTTGACCACGACCGAGAACGCCATCAAGGTCGTCGACCTCGGCATGCGGGCCATCGGTGGCTCGGCCTACCGTCGCGGGCATCTCCTGGAGCGGCTGTACCGGGACATGCGGTCGGGACCGTTCCACGTCCTGACCACGAATCAGATCATCGACCAGCTCGGCCGCTTCGAACTAGGTCTGTTCGACCCTCCGGTGGCCGCGGCATGA